In Bacteroidota bacterium, a single genomic region encodes these proteins:
- a CDS encoding deoxyribodipyrimidine photo-lyase has translation MNTKQEVVIFWFRRDLRLRDNAGLYHALKSEKAVLPLFIFDKEILDLLEEKADRRVDFIHKTIEALQSELEAIGSSLWVAHGNSIEVFKELNEHYTLKKIFLNHDYEPAAIERDQKVKNYLESIQCTFHSFKDQVIFEKQEIVKDDGSPYTVFTPYMKRWKAELTDFYLKSYPTNKYFSNFLKWKAKTGYSLKELGFEQTDTVFPPPVFNINCISNYQETRDFPALNGTSRMSLHLRFGTVSVRELTQNAIKLNEKWWNELIWREFYMMILFHFPHVVTSAFKKQYNSIPLRNNETEFYAWCNGKTGYPIVDAGMRELNATGFMHNRVRMIVASFLVKHLLIDWKWGEAYFAKKLLDFELSSNNGGWQWAASSGCDAAPYFRVFSPSEQTKKFDSQFTYIRKWIPELESLDYPAPIVDHKYARERVLKTYKLGLSKDGDTVM, from the coding sequence ATGAACACAAAGCAAGAGGTAGTTATATTTTGGTTTCGAAGAGATTTACGCCTACGCGACAATGCCGGATTGTACCATGCTTTGAAAAGTGAAAAAGCGGTTTTACCCCTTTTTATATTTGATAAAGAAATTCTTGATTTGCTGGAGGAGAAGGCAGACAGAAGAGTTGATTTTATTCATAAAACGATAGAAGCACTACAATCGGAACTAGAAGCCATTGGAAGTTCTTTGTGGGTGGCCCATGGCAACTCGATTGAGGTGTTTAAAGAACTGAATGAGCACTATACATTGAAAAAGATTTTTTTAAATCATGATTACGAACCCGCTGCAATTGAGCGAGACCAAAAAGTTAAAAACTATTTAGAAAGTATTCAGTGCACATTTCATTCGTTTAAAGATCAGGTTATATTCGAAAAACAGGAGATTGTTAAGGATGACGGCAGTCCTTACACAGTATTCACTCCCTATATGAAACGCTGGAAAGCGGAGCTAACGGATTTTTATTTAAAGTCATATCCGACAAATAAATATTTTTCCAATTTTTTGAAATGGAAAGCAAAAACAGGTTACTCCCTAAAGGAACTTGGATTTGAACAAACCGATACCGTTTTTCCACCACCGGTTTTTAACATAAATTGCATTTCAAACTATCAGGAAACACGGGATTTTCCTGCATTAAACGGCACAAGCAGAATGAGTTTGCATTTGCGCTTTGGAACGGTAAGCGTTCGAGAGTTAACACAAAATGCTATAAAATTAAATGAAAAGTGGTGGAACGAATTGATATGGCGTGAGTTTTATATGATGATTTTATTTCATTTTCCACATGTGGTTACTTCGGCATTTAAAAAGCAATACAATTCCATTCCATTGAGAAATAATGAAACGGAATTTTATGCATGGTGTAACGGAAAAACCGGATATCCCATAGTAGATGCAGGTATGAGAGAACTCAATGCTACCGGATTTATGCACAATCGGGTACGTATGATTGTTGCCAGCTTTTTGGTGAAGCACTTGTTAATAGATTGGAAGTGGGGAGAAGCATACTTCGCCAAGAAACTACTCGACTTTGAACTTTCTAGTAACAATGGCGGTTGGCAATGGGCAGCAAGCTCTGGTTGCGATGCAGCGCCCTATTTTAGGGTATTTAGCCCCTCGGAACAAACAAAAAAATTTGATTCCCAGTTTACCTATATCCGTAAATGGATTCCGGAGCTAGAAAGCTTGGATTATCCTGCCCCAATTGTAGACCATAAGTATGCTCGCGAGCGGGTGTTGAAAACTTATAAGTTAGGGTTAAGTAAAGATGGCGATACAGTGATGTGA